The Pecten maximus chromosome 12, xPecMax1.1, whole genome shotgun sequence genome includes a region encoding these proteins:
- the LOC117339935 gene encoding uncharacterized protein LOC117339935: MSLYFGTMYDIAQAVVIVVLYLVAIFVVISAIRERCKNRRLIIALVVIGISMQTIYVITPYWTGINTHNYNKGGVSTDDLGESANTNDLILTKDTSRKQDTRLYGNVIVYMTSEEEFAQTKYSNGDTKLLQMNNKNDVGTTKARLLRYKNLRCADLRLLSLVHCSLVFTSLLLAAVRQNVPDNRQTMVRCVVLVYGAILTVIIAILYAFRTSNNTDILSFGPLAINFQLVVCSQDALEQFLPIFLETVCLFGPCVGMLLVALYRKTGHNQGKADRRFNVFQECRAEHEEDCMACSGMNDILATILVFIVVVLFTARSIHYIYTYVTHGQFYDIWIIACVMVICSTISLNNVFNMFSPKLNSKDSIVIEEKSSLRETKNNIL; this comes from the exons ATGTCCCTGTACTTTGGGACGATGTACGACATCGCTCAGGCTGTTGTTATCGTGGTGCTGTATTTGGTAGCCATTTTTGTAGTGATCAGTGCAATTCGAGAACGATGCAAGAATCGCCGACTAATAATTGCACTAGTTGTGATAGGCATATCCATGCAGACGATTTATGTAATAACTCCTTACTGGACTGGTATCAATACACACAACTATAACAAAGGTGGCGTGTCTACAGACGATCTTGGTGAAAGTGCAAACACTAACGACCTCATTTTAACGAAAGATACATCTCGTAAACAGGACACTCGATTGTATGGAAATGTGATTGTTTATATGACGTCAGAGGAGGAATTTGCACAGACAAAATATTCAAACGGAGATACTAAATTATTGCAGATGAATAATAAGAATGACGTTGGAACAACGAAGGCCAGGCTATTGCGTTATAAGAATCTCCGATGCGCCGACCTCAGATTATTGTCACTGGTCCACTGCAGTTTAGTGTTTACATCCCTATTGTTAGCTGCAGTCAGACAGAATGTGCCAGATAATCGTCAGACCATGGTCAGATGTGTTGTGTTGGTATACGGTGCCATTTTGACAGTTATTATTGCCATTCTGTACGCGTTTAGAACGTCTAACAATACCGACATATTATCATTTGGACCCCTCGCGATAAACTTCCAGCTTGTTGTTTGCTCACAGGACGCCTTGGAACAGTTTCTGCCCATTTTCCTCGAGACAGTGTGTCTATTTGGACCGTGCGTCGGCATGCTTTTGGTGGCTCTTTACAGAAAAACAG gGCATAACCAGGGGAAAGCAGATAGACGATTCAATGTTTTTCAAGAATGTCGAGCAGAACACGAGGAGGACTGTATGGCATGCAGTGGAATGAATGATATCCTCGCCACTATTCTTGTGTTTATCGTTGTCGTCCTTTTCACCGCCCGTTCTATACACTACATATACACCTACGTAACACACGGCCAGTTTTACGATATTTGGATCATCGCTTGTGTCATGGTAATTTGTTCTACCATTTCGTTGAACAATGTTTTCAATATGTTTTCTCCTAAGTTAAACAGCAAAGACAGTATTGTCATCGAGGAGAAATCCTCGCTTAGGGAAacgaaaaataacattttataa